One Saimiri boliviensis isolate mSaiBol1 chromosome 17, mSaiBol1.pri, whole genome shotgun sequence genomic window carries:
- the LOC101029472 gene encoding protein S100-A11, with protein sequence MAKISSPTETERCIESLIAVFQKYAGKDGYNYTLSKMEFLSFMNTELAAFTKNQKDPGVLDHMMKKLDTNSDGQLDFSEFLNLIGGLAMACHDSFLKAVPSQKRT encoded by the coding sequence atggcaaaaatctccAGCCCTACAGAGACTGAGCGGTGCATCGAGTCCCTGATTGCTGTTTTCCAGAAGTATGCTGGAAAAGATGGTTATAACTACACTCTCTCAAAGATGGAGTTCCTGAGCTTCATGAATacagaactggctgccttcacaAAAAACCAGAAGGACCCTGGTGTCCTTGACCACATGATGAAGAAACTGGACACCAACAGTGATGGGCAGCTAGATTTCTCAGAATTTCTTAATCTGATTGGTGGCCTAGCTATGGCTTGCCATGACTCCTTCCTCAAGGCTGTCCCTTCCCAGAAGCGGACCTGA